tgtctctctggcTCTGCAAtctccgccatggccggctgctgcgtcttcttcctccggtgGCCATCAACTTCTCCCGCACGCCTCGGGTACCACTCCCTCGACGACgaggcaaccgccgccgccgcaggcccgtcgtcgtcgtccccggTGACGGTGGTGGTGGGGAAGGAGCGGCGGGAGTTCGcggtggagcagctggtgCTGGACACGTACCCGTTCCGGGTGCTCCTGGAGACGGtgccgaggaaggaggagcggAGGGGGGGCAAGGCGCTCTTCCTCGACGTCGACGCCATCCTCTTCGAGCACATCCTCTGGCTCGCCTGCCAGCGCTCATCCGTCTCGCTCCTCCACCTCGACCTCCGGGAGATCATCGACTTCTACTCCCAGGACGCCTGACGTTTCTGCTGATTTCTTCATCGgttgtttccttttgttttcttcttctttttctgatgCTAATGTGTATACTAATGATGAATGAATCCCCTGTTACAAATTATATATGGGAAGAGACAAACCGTAAAATAGTGAAATGTAAACTCGCTTGATCTCTGAATATTCAGTTGCATTGCAGCGACCTTGTGAGTTCTTCGCACGCacaggggcggaggcaggaaaaTTGGACAGGGAGGGCCAAGTAAAAATgacaaaaaatggaaaaacaaattcttgaaagaagaggagaagccCAGTCACATGTAGCTATTTGGGGGCAGGAGTGGCTGTCAGGCTGCTTTTGGCGTAAAATATGAGAAGTCCATTAGTGAAAGAGCAGATTTTCTGTGGCTGCTGTTTGTTGTGTGTGAATGTGGAGGGGGGCATAACTATAGAATACACAAATTTAGGCAGAACTAATCCTAGGTCCTAGCAAATTTTCCTTTTCATGGCCCGGGCCTTGGCCCCTGCTGGcccccccctctccctccgccACTGCGCACGCACCAACTTCTGAAGATTCTTGTCAGCTTCCTGGCTCTTGAACGTGCTTAGCT
This is a stretch of genomic DNA from Brachypodium distachyon strain Bd21 chromosome 1, Brachypodium_distachyon_v3.0, whole genome shotgun sequence. It encodes these proteins:
- the LOC100822996 gene encoding uncharacterized protein LOC100822996, translating into MAGCCVFFLRWPSTSPARLGYHSLDDEATAAAAGPSSSSPVTVVVGKERREFAVEQLVLDTYPFRVLLETVPRKEERRGGKALFLDVDAILFEHILWLACQRSSVSLLHLDLREIIDFYSQDA